In the genome of Paenibacillus pabuli, one region contains:
- the cysD gene encoding sulfate adenylyltransferase subunit CysD, producing the protein MQELTHLDQLEAEAIYIIREVAAECEKPVMLYSIGKDSSVMLHLALKAFYPEKPPFPFMHIDTTWKFKEMIEFRDRKAKEFGIEMIVHSNEEAIKQGINPFDHGSAYTDIMKTTALKQGLDKYGFTVAFGGGRRDEEKSRAKERIFSFRNKNHSWDPKNQRPEMWKLFNTRINKGESIRVFPLSNWTEKDIWQYIRRENIDIVPLYSADVRPIVNRDGHIIMVDDERLKLEPGEKIEMKKIRFRTLGCYPLTGGVESDAVTLDEIIEETLGALSSERTSRVIDQEAAGSMERRKREGYF; encoded by the coding sequence ATGCAAGAACTAACACATCTGGATCAACTTGAGGCTGAAGCGATATACATTATCAGAGAAGTAGCAGCGGAGTGCGAGAAACCGGTCATGTTGTATTCCATCGGCAAGGACAGCTCGGTCATGCTGCACTTGGCCCTAAAGGCTTTCTACCCCGAGAAGCCGCCATTCCCATTCATGCATATCGATACGACCTGGAAATTTAAGGAAATGATTGAGTTCCGCGACCGAAAGGCGAAGGAATTTGGTATCGAGATGATCGTGCACTCTAATGAAGAGGCTATTAAACAAGGAATCAACCCCTTCGACCATGGTTCCGCATATACCGACATTATGAAAACCACAGCCCTGAAGCAGGGATTAGACAAATACGGATTCACGGTTGCATTCGGTGGCGGAAGACGTGATGAGGAGAAGTCGCGTGCGAAGGAGCGGATTTTCTCGTTCCGGAACAAGAACCACTCGTGGGACCCGAAGAACCAACGTCCGGAAATGTGGAAGCTGTTCAACACGCGAATCAACAAGGGAGAGAGCATTCGAGTCTTTCCGCTGTCCAACTGGACTGAGAAGGATATCTGGCAATACATTCGTCGGGAGAACATCGATATCGTTCCGCTTTACTCCGCGGACGTAAGACCGATCGTTAATCGTGACGGGCATATCATCATGGTGGATGACGAGCGGTTGAAGCTTGAGCCTGGCGAGAAGATAGAGATGAAGAAGATTCGCTTCCGCACGTTGGGTTGTTACCCGCTCACGGGCGGAGTTGAGTCCGATGCCGTTACGCTGGATGAGATCATTGAGGAGACATTGGGTGCGTTATCTTCCGAACGGACCAGTCGGGTTATCGATCAAGAAGCGGCGGGAAGCATGGAACGACGCAAACGGGAGGGCTATTTCTAA
- a CDS encoding GTP-binding protein gives MKSLLKFITCGSVDDGKSTLIGHMLYEAKLLFADQERALELDSRLGSRGGKIDYSLLLDGLLAEREQGITIDVAYRYFTTSHRSFIVADTPGHEEYTRNMAVGASFADLAIILVDATKGIITQTKRHARICALMGIKHLVLAVNKMDLVGFDQRTFEAIKEEFIQTTAEFQIKSIQVIPVSATEGDNITTKSPNAPWYEGLALLSYLENIDVHTTDDTKSFMMPVQRVSRPDHTFRGFQGQIEAGKISVGDELMTLPSREKAKVKRILVTDQVQDSAYAGQPVTIQLDREVDVSRGCVLTMDNQVQEADSFASTILWMDDSVLTPGRHYWVKVGTKTLPGTVTAITHKIDINTGHTVPADQIVKNELAKCEFTLSDQIVFDSFEHNKSIGGFILIDRVTNMTSACGVIDQALKGDSRFATLDTGITREVRAQQKGQSPLTVWFAGSDTVALAKEVEKRLMSSGYHTMLLESVSGESLRRTAEMAKVLNDAGLISLVSHDSISAGELETAREIIGGKGFIEVNADGIGGISTQDAAKSVVKRVVQSIIDHSPSNNYDI, from the coding sequence ATGAAGAGTCTACTTAAATTCATTACCTGCGGAAGTGTGGATGATGGCAAGTCCACGCTGATCGGACATATGCTCTATGAAGCCAAGCTGCTGTTCGCCGATCAAGAACGAGCTCTTGAGCTCGATAGTCGACTGGGAAGCCGAGGCGGCAAGATCGACTACTCGTTGCTCCTCGATGGTTTGCTGGCCGAACGCGAACAAGGGATTACCATTGATGTGGCATATCGTTATTTTACGACGTCTCATCGTTCCTTCATCGTGGCGGACACACCGGGACACGAAGAGTATACGCGCAACATGGCTGTAGGCGCTTCCTTTGCCGATCTAGCCATCATTCTGGTGGACGCTACCAAAGGCATTATAACCCAGACCAAACGTCATGCCCGGATCTGCGCCCTGATGGGGATCAAGCATCTCGTATTGGCTGTGAACAAGATGGATCTGGTCGGCTTCGATCAGAGGACGTTCGAGGCGATCAAGGAAGAGTTCATCCAAACGACAGCCGAATTCCAAATCAAGAGCATTCAAGTCATTCCCGTGTCCGCTACGGAAGGGGACAACATCACAACCAAGTCGCCGAATGCTCCTTGGTACGAAGGGTTAGCTTTATTGTCGTATTTGGAAAATATAGATGTTCATACTACCGATGATACGAAGTCTTTCATGATGCCTGTTCAGCGTGTAAGCAGACCGGACCATACGTTCCGTGGGTTCCAGGGCCAGATCGAGGCTGGAAAGATTTCGGTCGGAGACGAACTCATGACTCTACCAAGTCGGGAGAAAGCAAAGGTTAAGCGGATTTTGGTGACGGACCAAGTTCAGGATTCGGCTTATGCTGGCCAACCGGTTACGATACAACTGGACCGCGAAGTTGATGTCTCGCGGGGCTGCGTGCTTACGATGGACAATCAAGTCCAAGAAGCTGACAGCTTCGCTTCTACGATCCTGTGGATGGACGATTCCGTCCTGACTCCGGGCAGGCATTATTGGGTTAAGGTCGGAACGAAGACTCTTCCAGGCACTGTAACGGCGATTACCCATAAAATTGACATTAACACGGGCCATACCGTTCCGGCCGATCAAATTGTTAAGAACGAATTGGCCAAGTGTGAATTCACGCTGTCGGATCAGATCGTCTTCGATTCCTTTGAACACAATAAGAGCATCGGAGGTTTTATCCTCATTGATCGTGTCACCAACATGACGTCCGCTTGCGGAGTCATCGATCAAGCGTTGAAGGGAGACAGCCGATTTGCCACGCTGGATACGGGGATCACGAGAGAGGTTCGCGCCCAGCAGAAAGGACAATCTCCACTCACGGTCTGGTTTGCTGGCTCGGATACGGTAGCTCTCGCAAAGGAAGTGGAGAAGCGACTGATGTCATCCGGTTACCATACGATGCTGCTTGAGAGCGTCAGTGGAGAATCGCTCCGCCGCACGGCGGAGATGGCAAAGGTGTTGAACGACGCCGGCCTGATCTCACTGGTATCCCATGATTCTATCAGTGCGGGCGAACTTGAGACAGCTCGAGAGATCATTGGGGGCAAAGGATTTATCGAAGTAAACGCGGACGGGATCGGCGGAATTTCCACCCAGGATGCCGCGAAATCCGTGGTTAAACGAGTTGTGCAATCCATTATCGATCACAGTCCTTCGAATAACTACGACATTTAA
- a CDS encoding DUF2536 family protein — protein sequence MEISLDIIKDKIECLQAYDFNELERAIEDRIGMNKALLLRVKQVQHQVTFDPFRNKMLYSAVVHFAAD from the coding sequence ATGGAAATTTCACTGGATATTATCAAAGACAAAATCGAATGCCTGCAGGCTTATGACTTCAATGAACTGGAACGGGCGATTGAAGACCGAATCGGAATGAACAAGGCGCTGCTGCTTCGAGTGAAGCAGGTTCAGCATCAAGTAACGTTTGACCCGTTTCGCAACAAGATGTTATACAGTGCAGTCGTGCATTTTGCCGCAGATTAA
- a CDS encoding tRNA dihydrouridine synthase, which translates to MKDNFWRELPRPFFILAPMEDVTDVVFRHVVSAAARPDVFFTEFANTESYCHPEGNKSVRGRLTFTEDEQPMVAHIWGDKPEFFREMSIGMAKEGFKGIDINMGCPVANVAENGKGSGLICRPETAAEIIQAAKAGGLPVSVKTRLGFTAVDEWRDWLTHILKQDIVNLSIHLRTREEMSKVDAHWELIPEIKKLRDEVAPNTLLTINGDIPDRQTGLKLAEQYGVDGIMIGRGIFQNPYAFEKEPKEHSSEELLDLLRLHLDLYDQYSAQEPRSFSPLARFFKIYVRGFRGASELRNSLMNAKSTSEVRTLLDEFGSKNHDEVEVQGN; encoded by the coding sequence ATGAAAGACAATTTTTGGCGTGAATTGCCACGGCCATTTTTTATACTGGCACCGATGGAAGATGTGACGGATGTTGTGTTTCGCCATGTTGTGAGTGCAGCGGCCAGACCAGATGTATTTTTTACGGAGTTTGCGAATACGGAGAGTTACTGTCACCCGGAGGGGAACAAAAGTGTACGCGGGCGTTTGACGTTTACAGAGGATGAACAGCCCATGGTAGCTCATATCTGGGGAGATAAGCCGGAATTCTTCCGGGAAATGAGTATCGGTATGGCAAAAGAAGGCTTTAAAGGGATCGACATTAACATGGGTTGTCCGGTAGCCAATGTGGCGGAGAATGGAAAAGGAAGCGGTCTGATCTGTCGTCCCGAAACGGCTGCGGAGATCATTCAGGCGGCTAAAGCCGGGGGACTGCCCGTAAGTGTAAAAACACGTCTTGGATTCACGGCTGTAGACGAATGGCGTGACTGGTTGACCCATATTCTTAAACAAGACATTGTGAATCTGTCTATCCATCTGCGCACAAGAGAAGAAATGAGCAAAGTAGATGCTCACTGGGAACTGATTCCGGAGATTAAAAAGCTTCGTGATGAGGTGGCACCTAATACACTGCTGACCATTAATGGGGATATCCCTGACCGTCAAACTGGGTTGAAGCTCGCTGAGCAATATGGCGTGGATGGCATTATGATCGGGCGCGGTATTTTCCAGAACCCATATGCTTTTGAGAAAGAGCCGAAGGAACATAGCAGTGAGGAATTACTTGATCTGCTGCGGCTTCATTTGGATCTCTATGATCAATATTCAGCACAGGAGCCCCGTTCGTTCAGCCCGCTGGCCCGATTTTTCAAAATCTATGTCCGTGGATTCCGCGGGGCAAGTGAGCTGAGAAACAGCTTAATGAATGCTAAGTCAACAAGTGAAGTGCGTACGTTGCTTGATGAGTTTGGAAGCAAGAATCATGATGAGGTTGAGGTACAAGGAAATTAA
- a CDS encoding SF0329 family protein: protein MSWSKLKQNLESFLCPALVGRVEYRSTSYRYSSDRPGNCYLAVDKKNILNMSDTTTPIRWYQTEQEIKNDPNIEIPVDNEEIEAIREESKGAIPEERLHIIARSRKISVLAKELLSAQSSLSKSNFTVAATTFLSRPIEESLESQDILLNILALVDRRVGKKRILNMSEKIKLKHPAVQYFYEIRRRTM from the coding sequence ATGTCCTGGAGTAAATTGAAGCAAAATCTAGAGAGTTTCCTCTGTCCAGCGTTAGTAGGAAGGGTGGAATACCGATCAACTAGCTATCGCTATTCATCTGATCGACCAGGAAACTGTTACCTTGCCGTAGATAAGAAGAACATACTCAATATGAGTGACACAACAACCCCGATTCGGTGGTACCAGACGGAGCAGGAGATCAAGAACGATCCGAATATTGAAATTCCTGTAGATAACGAAGAGATTGAAGCGATTCGAGAAGAGAGCAAAGGGGCCATTCCGGAGGAACGTCTTCACATCATTGCAAGAAGTAGAAAAATCTCTGTCCTGGCCAAAGAGCTCTTGTCAGCTCAGTCATCATTAAGCAAATCCAATTTTACGGTTGCAGCGACTACGTTTTTATCAAGACCTATAGAGGAAAGTCTGGAGAGTCAGGATATCTTGCTGAACATTCTGGCTTTGGTAGACAGACGCGTTGGCAAAAAGCGAATTTTGAACATGTCTGAGAAGATCAAGTTAAAGCATCCAGCCGTGCAGTATTTTTATGAAATACGGCGTAGGACGATGTGA
- a CDS encoding cobalamin-independent methionine synthase II family protein, whose amino-acid sequence MTDKFQIVGSLLRPEELLTYKTQIEHRDDIQYPFYENFEGYEKCEHEAIKQVVKKEIEHDLSIITDGEFSKSMWHLDFVWGFGGVERYIADHGYFFRDVDGSSKYETRKDIGLRITGELSGENHHFIQLFKQLQDTAGDQQTKLCVPSPSHIFGELSWSDNIGGTDAVYQNIQELKAGLVKAYKEFVKEFAAVGGKILQFDDCLWELFADDNPNSPFTGEHINQEEVQGLATEFIDINNTVIDYGHSLGLKMWTHNCRGNYDSRNMGGGSYAKIANLFLKQLKYDRFFLEWDDDRAGSIEALEVFKDRPETEIVLGLLSSKTNTLDDEERVIRLLDEASKIIDKDRLLLSHQCGFASCDGGNELSEAEQWAKIDQGQKIAKQYWGSTV is encoded by the coding sequence ATGACTGATAAGTTCCAGATCGTAGGTAGTTTGTTGCGTCCTGAAGAGCTGCTGACATATAAAACACAAATTGAGCATCGTGATGATATCCAATATCCATTCTATGAAAACTTCGAAGGTTATGAGAAATGCGAGCATGAGGCAATTAAACAAGTTGTGAAGAAGGAAATCGAGCATGACTTGTCCATTATTACAGATGGCGAGTTCTCCAAATCGATGTGGCATCTGGATTTTGTGTGGGGCTTTGGTGGAGTTGAACGTTATATTGCAGACCATGGCTATTTTTTCCGTGATGTGGATGGATCTTCAAAATATGAAACACGTAAAGATATTGGCCTGCGCATAACGGGTGAATTAAGTGGTGAAAATCATCATTTTATTCAACTGTTCAAACAGCTGCAGGACACGGCGGGTGACCAGCAAACGAAACTTTGCGTACCATCTCCCTCCCATATCTTTGGTGAACTTTCCTGGTCGGATAACATTGGCGGTACGGATGCTGTTTATCAGAACATTCAGGAGCTCAAAGCGGGTCTTGTGAAGGCGTATAAGGAATTTGTTAAAGAATTCGCTGCGGTAGGCGGTAAAATCCTGCAATTCGATGATTGCTTGTGGGAGCTGTTTGCAGACGACAACCCGAACTCTCCGTTTACGGGGGAGCATATTAATCAAGAGGAAGTACAGGGTCTCGCCACGGAATTTATTGATATTAATAATACCGTAATTGACTATGGTCATAGCCTGGGATTGAAAATGTGGACACACAACTGCCGCGGAAATTATGATTCCCGCAATATGGGTGGCGGATCTTATGCAAAAATCGCTAACCTGTTCCTGAAGCAGTTGAAATATGACCGTTTCTTCCTGGAGTGGGATGATGACCGCGCGGGTTCGATCGAAGCACTGGAAGTTTTCAAGGACAGACCTGAAACGGAAATCGTATTAGGCTTGTTGTCATCTAAGACCAATACACTTGATGATGAAGAGCGCGTAATCCGCTTGCTTGACGAAGCTTCCAAAATTATCGATAAGGATCGTCTGCTGCTTTCGCACCAATGCGGCTTTGCATCCTGCGATGGCGGTAACGAATTAAGTGAAGCTGAGCAATGGGCCAAAATTGATCAAGGTCAGAAGATTGCCAAGCAATACTGGGGCAGCACCGTCTAG
- a CDS encoding GNAT family N-acetyltransferase: MQILETNRLILRNFTATDAAGLLEYTANPRVNCFMDHRISTLEDAAAEVKKRSNDDSHIAVCLKDSNELIGELFGMREDRDSDTDKDSNSDTYSIGWNFNGRFEGKGYASESANAFIEHLFMEQGIRRLYAYVEDDNFRSQKLCEKLGMRREGLFLEYISFIKNEDGTPKYENTYQYALLKKEWLAQREQLK; this comes from the coding sequence ATGCAAATCCTTGAAACCAATCGATTAATCCTGCGAAATTTCACCGCAACGGACGCAGCCGGACTGTTGGAATACACAGCAAATCCCAGAGTGAACTGCTTTATGGATCACCGGATTTCAACACTGGAAGACGCGGCGGCAGAGGTCAAAAAAAGAAGTAATGACGATTCCCACATCGCGGTCTGCCTGAAAGACAGTAACGAGCTAATCGGTGAGCTGTTTGGTATGAGGGAAGATCGGGATTCCGATACGGATAAGGATTCGAATTCAGATACGTATAGTATTGGTTGGAATTTTAATGGCAGATTTGAAGGGAAAGGGTACGCCAGTGAAAGCGCCAATGCTTTTATCGAGCATCTCTTTATGGAACAGGGAATACGAAGACTGTACGCCTATGTCGAGGATGATAACTTCCGTTCCCAGAAGCTGTGTGAGAAGCTGGGCATGCGCCGGGAAGGTCTTTTCTTGGAGTACATTTCATTTATCAAAAATGAAGACGGCACGCCGAAATACGAGAATACGTATCAATATGCTTTGTTGAAAAAGGAATGGCTGGCACAGCGTGAACAGTTGAAATAA
- a CDS encoding TVP38/TMEM64 family protein: MPQPSKKVMYNILLGLLIILSISLLVYYSPAIIKIMSSMDNFRAYIHSTGHWGPVMFMLFQILQIVVAPIPGEVVQVAGGYIYGTALGSLYTTAGLILGSAIAFYFTRFIGRAYILRLLQKKNYKWMSFIHDEKKFSAFLFIFFVIPGLPKDMLVFVAALTSISSFRFFTILIVGRLPWIIASAAVGSTIHMQQYTIAIMISVIAVIGFVLGYIYREQLAGFFSRSDRTKAKPKSKPKAIPSYSKE; encoded by the coding sequence ATGCCACAACCTTCAAAAAAAGTAATGTATAACATATTGTTGGGTCTGTTAATCATATTGTCCATTAGTCTACTGGTCTATTATTCTCCTGCCATTATTAAAATCATGTCGTCCATGGACAACTTCAGAGCGTATATTCATTCAACAGGTCATTGGGGCCCGGTCATGTTTATGTTATTCCAGATTCTTCAGATCGTGGTTGCACCTATTCCCGGAGAAGTTGTACAAGTCGCAGGCGGATATATTTACGGTACAGCCCTGGGTTCATTGTATACAACTGCAGGTTTGATATTAGGCTCAGCGATCGCCTTTTATTTCACTCGTTTTATCGGTCGCGCTTATATTTTACGGCTGCTGCAAAAGAAAAATTATAAGTGGATGTCGTTTATTCATGATGAGAAGAAGTTCTCTGCTTTTTTATTTATCTTTTTCGTAATTCCCGGCTTGCCCAAAGACATGCTTGTATTTGTCGCCGCTCTTACATCGATTAGCTCGTTTAGATTCTTCACGATCCTTATCGTCGGTCGTCTGCCGTGGATCATCGCATCTGCCGCTGTGGGGTCCACAATTCATATGCAACAATACACGATCGCCATTATGATTTCTGTTATCGCTGTGATCGGGTTCGTGCTCGGTTATATCTATAGGGAACAATTGGCGGGATTTTTCTCACGGTCAGACAGAACCAAAGCCAAACCTAAATCCAAACCCAAGGCTATCCCCTCCTATAGTAAAGAATAG
- a CDS encoding response regulator transcription factor: MNKQILIADDNSEIREIVRILLESENYEVIEAIDGQDAIDKVNEETDLIILDMMMPNKSGLKACLEIREKTSAPILFLTAKTQDSDKQLAFSSGSDDFLSKPFSYTELVSRVKALLRRYYVYRGKEKTEEADQIIIKDLTVHQDAKNVFVGEKEISLTDIEYQILLLLAKKRRKVFSAENIYESVWGQPYFYTCNNTVMVHIRNLRSKLEDDPQNPKYVKTVWGKGYKIE; the protein is encoded by the coding sequence ATGAACAAGCAGATATTAATTGCTGACGATAACAGTGAAATTCGTGAAATTGTAAGGATTTTGTTAGAGAGCGAGAATTATGAAGTGATTGAAGCGATCGATGGTCAAGATGCGATTGATAAAGTGAACGAAGAGACGGATCTCATTATTTTGGATATGATGATGCCCAATAAATCGGGGCTGAAGGCGTGTCTGGAGATTCGTGAAAAAACAAGCGCACCCATTCTGTTTCTCACGGCGAAAACGCAGGATTCGGACAAACAATTGGCCTTTTCCTCAGGCAGTGATGATTTTTTGTCCAAACCCTTTTCCTACACAGAACTCGTTTCGAGGGTGAAGGCTTTACTGCGGAGGTATTATGTTTATCGGGGCAAGGAGAAGACAGAAGAAGCAGACCAAATTATCATTAAGGATCTTACGGTCCATCAGGATGCAAAAAACGTATTTGTTGGCGAGAAGGAAATCTCGTTGACGGATATTGAATATCAGATTCTGCTGTTGCTGGCTAAGAAACGACGAAAGGTATTCTCGGCAGAAAACATATATGAGAGTGTTTGGGGGCAACCCTACTTTTATACGTGTAATAACACCGTCATGGTTCATATTCGTAATTTGAGAAGCAAACTGGAAGATGATCCGCAGAACCCTAAATATGTGAAGACCGTTTGGGGGAAGGGGTACAAAATTGAATAG
- a CDS encoding HAMP domain-containing sensor histidine kinase, producing the protein MNRLFIGKKLKLKLVLAIVISLMISIGVFIVLQVVGETVLDSYLSKSTFVENRQRDALNRFETFVSNQNVSTSDHEQLSAWISHERYLNLYIFAKDKLIFSTNTEIDPAINEELLTQFVPSKIPVTTIHFADQDAQIYLVGFYEYQYYNLILILGVFLALIVFIFTFLLMINKKTSYIGLLEREIKILEGGNLDYSITVSGKDELSSLALSMDEMRKSFVERLSSEERVRMANRELITAISHDLRTPLTILLGYMDIIELNKYKTHEDLLQYIHNSREKAYQIKVLSDKLFEYFTVSTAAEEEEVEFEMYEGRALIDQLIDEQLVVLDHIDVQVQSDADHEKFLLEINLVAIRRVFDNIFSNLKKYADTSYPVHIKVALQQQTVLIEVENKIKPVDKKKDSNEIGLMSCQKIIEQHSGTLMISQEEDTFSLQIVLPVIKTEQTYVKT; encoded by the coding sequence TTGAATAGATTGTTCATCGGAAAAAAACTGAAGCTCAAACTGGTTCTCGCCATAGTTATTTCTTTGATGATCTCCATCGGTGTGTTCATTGTGTTACAGGTTGTTGGTGAGACGGTATTGGATAGTTATTTAAGCAAATCCACTTTTGTAGAGAATCGGCAGCGAGATGCACTGAATCGATTCGAAACATTCGTAAGTAACCAGAACGTGTCAACCTCTGATCATGAGCAATTATCTGCTTGGATAAGTCATGAGCGCTACTTAAATCTGTATATTTTTGCAAAAGACAAATTGATATTTTCCACCAACACGGAGATTGATCCTGCCATTAATGAAGAGTTGTTAACTCAATTCGTGCCATCAAAAATACCGGTTACCACCATTCATTTCGCTGATCAGGATGCCCAAATCTATCTGGTTGGTTTCTATGAGTATCAATACTACAACCTCATTCTGATTCTTGGTGTGTTCCTCGCGCTCATTGTGTTCATTTTTACCTTCCTGCTGATGATTAACAAAAAGACCTCGTATATTGGTTTGCTAGAACGTGAGATTAAAATACTGGAAGGTGGAAATCTGGATTACAGCATCACGGTTTCGGGGAAAGATGAGCTGTCTTCGCTTGCCTTAAGTATGGATGAGATGAGAAAGTCATTTGTGGAGCGACTCAGCAGCGAGGAGAGAGTGAGAATGGCCAACCGTGAATTGATCACGGCGATTTCCCATGACTTGCGTACTCCGCTCACGATTCTGCTGGGATATATGGATATCATAGAGCTCAACAAGTATAAGACACATGAGGATCTGTTGCAGTATATTCATAATAGCCGAGAGAAAGCATATCAGATCAAAGTGCTGTCGGACAAACTGTTTGAGTATTTCACGGTATCCACTGCCGCTGAAGAAGAGGAAGTGGAATTTGAAATGTATGAGGGCAGAGCGCTTATAGATCAACTCATTGATGAGCAGTTGGTGGTCTTGGATCATATCGATGTCCAGGTTCAGTCGGATGCCGATCATGAGAAATTTTTGCTGGAGATCAATCTGGTGGCTATTCGGCGTGTATTTGATAATATATTTTCCAATCTTAAGAAATACGCGGATACCTCATATCCTGTTCATATCAAGGTAGCTTTGCAGCAGCAAACGGTCTTGATTGAAGTAGAGAATAAGATTAAACCTGTAGATAAAAAGAAAGACAGCAACGAGATCGGGCTGATGAGTTGTCAGAAAATCATAGAGCAGCATAGCGGCACGCTGATGATATCCCAGGAAGAAGATACCTTTTCACTGCAAATCGTGCTGCCCGTTATCAAAACAGAGCAGACTTACGTTAAGACGTAA
- a CDS encoding DUF4256 domain-containing protein, whose translation MTTSEFGSERELSPEQRERLLTTLKARFEKNMNRHPGMEWGSLQAKLEALPEKLWSLHEMERTGGEPDVVHYDSKADEYTFVDCSAESPKGRRSICYDREALESRKEHKPQNNAVGMAADMGIELLTEEQYRELQELGNFDLKSSSWVVTPANIRKRGGAIFCDRRYDTVFMYHNGAESYYGARGFRGSLKV comes from the coding sequence ATGACAACGAGCGAATTTGGAAGTGAGAGGGAGCTATCGCCAGAACAACGTGAGAGACTGCTCACAACCTTGAAAGCCCGTTTTGAAAAAAACATGAACCGTCATCCAGGCATGGAATGGGGCAGTCTGCAAGCAAAGCTTGAAGCTCTGCCTGAAAAACTGTGGTCGCTCCATGAAATGGAGAGGACTGGCGGGGAACCGGATGTTGTCCATTATGACAGCAAGGCAGACGAATACACTTTTGTGGATTGTTCAGCGGAAAGTCCCAAGGGCCGCAGAAGTATCTGCTATGACCGTGAAGCGCTGGAGTCAAGGAAAGAACATAAACCACAGAATAACGCGGTTGGAATGGCAGCGGATATGGGCATTGAGCTTTTAACAGAAGAGCAATATCGGGAGCTGCAGGAGCTTGGAAACTTTGATTTGAAATCATCGAGTTGGGTAGTAACACCTGCTAATATTAGAAAACGGGGTGGAGCCATTTTTTGCGATCGTCGCTACGATACGGTATTTATGTACCACAATGGAGCAGAATCTTATTATGGTGCAAGAGGGTTCCGCGGATCGTTAAAGGTCTAA
- a CDS encoding carboxylesterase family protein — protein MLRMVTLEHGQVQGLSAADPLITSFKGFPFAAPPVGENRWRAPQPQTNWTGTLKAFDFAPTSMQAKTVIDDNNIYTREWAVDPDLPMDEDCLYLNVWTPAKRTITEGRFRTDAYISSGAVFQEAECTCRLRHEACLFIMYVWAMLTHGSFYRKAQVAITLELKI, from the coding sequence ATGCTTAGAATGGTAACGCTAGAACACGGACAAGTGCAAGGACTGTCCGCAGCAGACCCGCTTATTACCAGCTTTAAGGGATTCCCTTTTGCCGCACCTCCTGTAGGTGAGAATCGCTGGCGCGCTCCACAGCCGCAGACCAACTGGACTGGCACTCTGAAAGCTTTTGATTTTGCCCCTACCTCCATGCAAGCCAAAACGGTCATAGACGATAACAACATCTATACCCGCGAATGGGCCGTTGATCCGGATCTGCCTATGGACGAGGACTGTCTGTATCTGAACGTCTGGACACCCGCCAAACGAACAATTACAGAAGGCAGATTCCGGACCGATGCTTACATTTCTAGTGGAGCAGTATTTCAAGAAGCAGAATGTACATGCCGTTTAAGACATGAAGCCTGTCTTTTCATAATGTATGTATGGGCCATGCTGACGCATGGCTCTTTTTACAGAAAAGCTCAAGTCGCCATAACACTTGAGCTTAAAATATGA